The following proteins come from a genomic window of Homo sapiens chromosome 19 genomic scaffold, GRCh38.p14 alternate locus group ALT_REF_LOCI_32 HSCHR19KIR_FH13_A_HAP_CTG3_1:
- the KIR3DL3 gene encoding killer cell immunoglobulin-like receptor 3DL3 precursor (The RefSeq protein has 3 substitutions compared to this genomic sequence) translates to MSLMVVSMACVGFFLLEGPWPHVGGQDKPFLSAWPGTVVSEGQHVTLQCRSRLGFNEFSLSKEDGMPVPELYNRIFRNSFLMGPVTPAHAGTYRCCSSHPHSPTGWSAPSNPVVIMVTGVHRKPSLLAHPGPLVKSGETVILQCWSDVRFERFLLHREGITEDPLRLVGQLHDAGSQVNYSMGPMTPALAGTYRCFGSVTHLPYELSAPSDPLDIVVVGLYGKPSLSAQPGPTVQAGENVTLSCSSRSLFDIYHLSREAEAGELRLTAVLRVNGTFQANFPLGPVTHGGNYRCFGSFRALPHAWSDPSDPLPVSVTGNSRNLHVLIGTSVVIIPFAILLFFLLHRWCANKKNAVVMDQEPAGNRTVNREDSDEQDPQEVTYAQLNHCVFTQRKITRPSQRPKTPPTDTSV, encoded by the exons ATGTCGCTCATGGTCGTCAGCATGGCGTGTGTTG GGTTCTTCTTGCTGGAGGGGCCCTGGCCACATGTGG GTGGTCAGGACAAGCCCTTCCTCTCTGCCTGGCCCGGCACTGTGGTGTCTGAAGGACAACATGTGACTCTTCAGTGTCGCTCTCGTCTTGGGTTTAAAGAATTCAGTCTGTCCAAAGAAGACGGGATGCCTGTCCCTGAGCTCTACAACAGAATATTCCGGAACAGCTTTCTCATGGGCCCTGTGACCCCAGCACATGCAGGGACCTACAGATGTTGCAGTTCACACCCACACTCCCCCACTGGGTGGTCGGCACCCAGCAACCCTGTGGTGATCATGGTCACAG GAGTCCACAGAAAACCTTCCCTCCTGGCCCACCCAGGTCCCCTGGTGAAATCGGGAGAGACGGTCATCCTGCAATGTTGGTCAGATGTCAGGTTTGAGCGCTTCCTTCTGCACAGAGAGGGGATCACTGAGGACCCCTTGCGCCTCGTTGGACAGCTCCACGATGCGGGTTCCCAGGTCAACTATTCCATGGGTCCCATGACACCTGCCCTTGCAGGGACCTACAGATGCTTTGGTTCTGTCACTCACTTACCCTATGAGTTGTCGGCTCCCAGTGACCCTCTGGACATCGTGGTCGTAG GTCTATATGGGAAACCTTCTCTCTCAGCCCAGCCGGGCCCCACGGTTCAGGCAGGAGAGAATGTGACCTTGTCCTGCAGCTCCCGGAGCTTGTTTGACATTTACCATCTatccagggaggcagaggccggtGAACTTAGGCTCACTGCGGTGCTGAGGGTCAATGGAACATTCCAGGCCAACTTCCCTCTGGGCCCTGTGACCCACGGAGGGACCTACAGATGCTTCGGCTCTTTCCGTGCCCTGCCCCACGCGTGGTCAGACCCGAGTGACCCACTGCCCGTTTCTGTCACAG GTAACTCCAGACACCTGCACGTTCTGATTGGGACCTCAGTGGTCATCATCCCCTTTGCtatcctcctcttctttctccttcatcgCTGGTGTGCCAACAAAAAGA ATGCTGTTGTAATGGACCAAGAGCCTGCAGGGAACAGAACAGTGAACAGGGAG GACTCTGATGAACAAGACCCTCAGGAGGTGACATACGCACAGTTGAATCACTGCGTTTTCACACAGAGAAAAATCACTCGCCCTTCTCAGAGGCCCAAGACACCCCCAACAGATACCAGCGTGTAA